The Bombus pyrosoma isolate SC7728 linkage group LG3, ASM1482585v1, whole genome shotgun sequence genome has a segment encoding these proteins:
- the LOC122565871 gene encoding uncharacterized protein LOC122565871 isoform X2, translating to MWLKVLRQNISHLARRTKGSASVEQKNGNGSAKNNKTNNNGVEVNRNEEQNGSSEVKSQAKKKPNAPGSGPLLQQAEISTSQLDFFKMLDEKIENGPDYDESLDTTARAERVSNLLRQWELASVTWSSVSDLNNASPSAMKNRGSGLNASRQSLSAKDREGMRNIVGGRPESAPIYMRNANRVDGLQDTHCPSPSMPRHVLESITQSPTQSLKNVTPPGSSPTGLRYPDSYKECNANQTSAKTVKVHYGAQNPVNGEYVTQQALYREQYLQQTGIITVPSQYSAGSPGGNVLRNNPYVQQYQISNPQHFTTSRKRGFNAAQMT from the exons GTTCTGCATCTGTGGAACAGAAAAATGGTAACGGTAGCGCGAAGAACAACAAAACGAATAACAATGGGGTCGAGGTGAACAGAAACGAGGAACAAAATGGTTCTAGCGAGGTCAAAAGCCAAGCCAAGAAGAAGCCGAACGCACCTGGGAGCGGTCCTCTGTTGCAACAAGC AGAGATATCCACCAGCCAACTCGACTTCTTCAAGATGCTTGacgagaaaatcgagaat GGACCAGACTACGACGAAAGTCTCGACACAACAGCCAGAGCTGAACGAGTATCGAATCTTCTTCGTCAATGGGAACTAGCAAGCGTAACCTGGTCGAGTGTGTCGGATCTGAACAACGCGTCCCCGTCCGCGATGAAGAACCGTGGCTCAGGGCTGAACGCATCCCGGCAGAGTCTAAGCGCGAAAGACAGAGAAGGAATGAGGAATATAGTCGGTGGTAGACCGGAGAGCGCGCCTATTTACATGAGAAACGCGAATCGCGTAGACGGTCTCCAAGATACTCACTGCCCATCGCCAAGTATGCCGAGGCACGTGTTAGAGTCGATCACCCAGAGTCCGACCCAGAGCTTAAAAAATGTCACGCCGCCTGGATCCTCTCCAACCGGTCTGCGTTATCCAGATAGTTATAAGGAATGCAACGCTAATCAGACATCCGCGAAGACCGTGAAGGTTCATTACGGTGCTCAGAATCCTGTGAATGGAGAATACGTGACACAACAGGCACTCTATCGCGAACAGTATTTGCAACAAACCGGGATAATCACGGTACCTTCGCAATATTCGGCCGGTTCGCCTGGTGGTAATGTCCTTAGGAACAATCCATACGTGCAACAATATCAGATCAGCAACCCGCAACACTTCACCACATCGAGGAAACGAGGCTTCAACGCCGCCCAAATGACGTGA
- the LOC122565871 gene encoding uncharacterized protein LOC122565871 isoform X1 — protein MGCGQSKIGNIYPKNKKNKNNTGKKNGDSVGSASVEQKNGNGSAKNNKTNNNGVEVNRNEEQNGSSEVKSQAKKKPNAPGSGPLLQQAEISTSQLDFFKMLDEKIENGPDYDESLDTTARAERVSNLLRQWELASVTWSSVSDLNNASPSAMKNRGSGLNASRQSLSAKDREGMRNIVGGRPESAPIYMRNANRVDGLQDTHCPSPSMPRHVLESITQSPTQSLKNVTPPGSSPTGLRYPDSYKECNANQTSAKTVKVHYGAQNPVNGEYVTQQALYREQYLQQTGIITVPSQYSAGSPGGNVLRNNPYVQQYQISNPQHFTTSRKRGFNAAQMT, from the exons GTTCTGCATCTGTGGAACAGAAAAATGGTAACGGTAGCGCGAAGAACAACAAAACGAATAACAATGGGGTCGAGGTGAACAGAAACGAGGAACAAAATGGTTCTAGCGAGGTCAAAAGCCAAGCCAAGAAGAAGCCGAACGCACCTGGGAGCGGTCCTCTGTTGCAACAAGC AGAGATATCCACCAGCCAACTCGACTTCTTCAAGATGCTTGacgagaaaatcgagaat GGACCAGACTACGACGAAAGTCTCGACACAACAGCCAGAGCTGAACGAGTATCGAATCTTCTTCGTCAATGGGAACTAGCAAGCGTAACCTGGTCGAGTGTGTCGGATCTGAACAACGCGTCCCCGTCCGCGATGAAGAACCGTGGCTCAGGGCTGAACGCATCCCGGCAGAGTCTAAGCGCGAAAGACAGAGAAGGAATGAGGAATATAGTCGGTGGTAGACCGGAGAGCGCGCCTATTTACATGAGAAACGCGAATCGCGTAGACGGTCTCCAAGATACTCACTGCCCATCGCCAAGTATGCCGAGGCACGTGTTAGAGTCGATCACCCAGAGTCCGACCCAGAGCTTAAAAAATGTCACGCCGCCTGGATCCTCTCCAACCGGTCTGCGTTATCCAGATAGTTATAAGGAATGCAACGCTAATCAGACATCCGCGAAGACCGTGAAGGTTCATTACGGTGCTCAGAATCCTGTGAATGGAGAATACGTGACACAACAGGCACTCTATCGCGAACAGTATTTGCAACAAACCGGGATAATCACGGTACCTTCGCAATATTCGGCCGGTTCGCCTGGTGGTAATGTCCTTAGGAACAATCCATACGTGCAACAATATCAGATCAGCAACCCGCAACACTTCACCACATCGAGGAAACGAGGCTTCAACGCCGCCCAAATGACGTGA